One segment of Setaria viridis chromosome 4, Setaria_viridis_v4.0, whole genome shotgun sequence DNA contains the following:
- the LOC117851424 gene encoding uncharacterized protein, whose amino-acid sequence MALSSTDEKKTAAEIVAALDLQRHPDGGFYLETFRDLSISLPASALPPRYKVDRAVSSAIYFLLPAGEIARLHRIPCAETWHYYQGEPLTVFEVHDDGQIKITVVGPDLRHGQRPQYTVPPNVWFGAFLTCDIESFTEDGSVFVKTPGRDPAVHYSFVGVTCAPAFQFEDNELATRQDMKALAPKAEAFINYLVPS is encoded by the exons ATGGCACTCTCGagcacagacgagaagaagacggcggcggagatCGTCGCCGCGTTGGATCTGCAGCGCCACCCCGACGGCGGCTTCTACCTGGAGACCTTCCGCGACCTCTCCATCTCTCTCCCCGCGTCCGCCCTGCCGCCCCGCT ATAAGGTGGACAGAGCTGTGAGCAGTGCCATCTATTTCCTACTACCTGCTGGGGAGATTGCTCGGTTGCACCGCATCCCTTGTGCTGAAACCTGGCACTACTACCAAGGAGAACCTCTCACG GTATTTGAGGTGCATGATGATGGACAAATCAAAATAACAGTGGTCGGTCCTGATCTACGACATGGCCAGAGACCACAGTACACGGTTCCTCCAAATGTATGGTTTGGGGCCTTCTTGACCTGCGACATCGAGTCCTTTACTGAAGATGGAAGTGTCTTTGTCAAGACTCCTGGAAGAGACCCTGCGGTgcattattcctttgttggtgTAACCTGTGCTCCAGCGTTCCAGTTTGAGGACAACGAACTGGCAACACGTCAGGACATGAAAGCTTTGGCTCCAAAGGCTGAAGCTTTCATCAATTACCTTGTACCATCTTAG
- the LOC117852446 gene encoding uncharacterized protein: protein MPATGSSSSTPARDRNEPSPSGQRRYRGVWRRRLGRWVSEIRLPNSRDRIWLGSFDTPEKAARAFDAALVCLRGPGAVHGLNFPGSPPDVGRRTSDSREVCAAAVWHANHATTPANDDGAPMERVAAASHHASQAAGAAAAPEHDRGGVPVESVAAPAPLQLSAQRLDWSQLVANPPPLYSPTVTGSHTYLPISSTAAPPDDLDENDDRPCPGLWSFDSGGSCSRH from the coding sequence ATGCCGGCGacggggtcgtcgtcgtcgacgccggcgagggATCGGAATGAGCCATCGCCGTCGGGCCAGAGGAGGTACAGGGGCGTGTGGCGGCGCAGGCTGGGGAGGTGGGTGTCGGAGATCCGCCTGCCCAACAGCCGCGACCGGATATGGCTCGGATCCTTCGACACCCCGGAGAAGGCGGCGCGCGCGTTCGACGCGGCGCTCGTCTGCCtccgcggccccggcgccgtGCACGGGCTCAACTTCCCGGGCTCGCCGCCGGACGTCGGCCGCCGGACCAGCGACTCGCGGGAGGTGTGCGCCGCCGCAGTGTGGCATGCCAACCACGCCACCACCCCGGCCAATGACGACGGCGCGCCAATGGAACGCGTTGCCGCTGCGTCCCATCATGCCAGCCAAGcagccggcgccgctgctgcgccGGAGCACGACCGCGGCGGCGTGCCAGTGGAAAGTGtggccgcgccggccccgcTGCAGCTGTCCGCGCAGAGGCTCGACTGGTCGCAGCTGGTAGccaacccgccgccgctctACTCGCCGACCGTGACAGGAAGCCATACGTACCTGCCGAtctcgtcgacggcggcgccaccaGACGACTTGGACGAGAACGATGACCGTCCATGCCCTGGCCTTTGGAGTTTTGATTCTGGTGGCTCCTGCTCTCGTCACTGA